A single Lolium perenne isolate Kyuss_39 chromosome 6, Kyuss_2.0, whole genome shotgun sequence DNA region contains:
- the LOC127310615 gene encoding uncharacterized protein → MIPGRRFVHLVLSNMTSTGRIEYSLRHIDATRFFYPTTPPPKPSALAHRPPSEPSRLPPPVMGFTPPHSSSPAERGMEFMLLGTDKIVASDQTGRAVLYDPARHTVRTMPSLTSPKYSPVALTVNGNDLYVMNAIPNLPSTMHFDGHDHGFDQLAFRSDSSSPTNQEGDWCCSDLSPIPCERDEPDPQHGVIRAATTVDGGSSILVSKHGMGTYAFDTARDEWSKVGRWMLPFAGQGEFVPKHGLWFGLTARTSDVRDCDTNLLCAVDLGSTTQQRQRPPTVRGLSGHAVVPPVEWGWMPETSRLVHLGDARFCVARFFNCEASARRYALFAGVEVERYGGDGDAGGLRMVMHRSEVYVLPRQLMYWVL, encoded by the coding sequence ATGATCCCCGGCCGGCGGTTTGTGCACCTGGTGCTGAGCAACATGACGAGCACCGGCCGTATCGAATACTCGCTGCGGCACATCGACGCGACGCGTTTCTTCTACCCTActacgccgccgccgaagccatcTGCTCTCGCCCACCGTCCACCGTCGGAGCCGTCTCGCCTGCCTCCGCCGGTCATGGGCTTCACCCCTCCCCACTCTTCCTCCCCGGCCGAGAGAGGCATGGAGTTCATGCTCCTCGGCACGGACAAGATCGTCGCCTCAGACCAGACCGGCCGCGCCGTGCTCTATGACCCCGCGCGCCACACCGTCCGCACCATGCCGTCACTCACGAGCCCCAAGTACAGCCCCGTGGCCCTCACCGTCAACGGCAACGACCTGTACGTCATGAACGCGATCCCCAACCTGCCGTCGACCATGCACTTCGACGGCCACGACCACGGCTTCGACCAGCTCGCCTTCCGGTCGGATTCGTCGTCTCCCACGAACCAAGAAGGTGACTGGTGCTGCTCGGACCTCTCACCAATTCCCTGCGAGCGCGATGAGCCCGATCCTCAACACGGGGTCATCCGGGCAGCCACCACGGTCGACGGAGGCTCCAGCATCTTGGTGTCCAAGCATGGCATGGGCACCTACGCCTTCGACACGGCACGCGACGAGTGGAGCAAGGTCGGCAGATGGATGCTGCCGTTCGCTGGACAAGGAGAGTTCGTCCCCAAGCATGGCCTCTGGTTCGGCCTGACGGCCCGCACCAGCGACGTCCGCGACTGCGACACGAACCTCCTCTGCGCCGTGGACCTCGGATCGACGACGCAGCAGCGGCAGCGGCCGCCCACGGTGCGCGGACTCTCGGGGCATGCCGTTGTTCCGCCCGTGGAGTGGGGATGGATGCCGGAGACGTCGCGCCTCGTGCACCTGGGAGACGCCAGGTTCTGCGTTGCCAGGTTCTTCAACTGCGAGGCGTCCGCTCGCCGGTACGCGCTGTTTGCCGGCGTGGAGGTGgagaggtacggcggggatggtGATGCCGGAGGGCTCCGCATGGTGATGCACAGGTCCGAGGTGTACGTGCTTCCCCGTCAACTCATGTATTGGGTGCTATGA
- the LOC127308411 gene encoding 2-hydroxyacyl-CoA lyase, translating into MATETALTAKVDGSAVAGLALAAAGARHMFGVVGIPVTSLASRAAAAGVRFIAFRNEQSAGYAAAAYGFLTGTPGLLLTVSGPGCVHGLAGLSHATANAWPLLMVSGSCAQPEVGRGDFQELDQIAATKPFAKLAVKASTISDIPRLVFQALAATVAGRPGGCYLDIPSDVLHQTLTQSEADALIAAAAAAASGSSPPNHKSLDEAIVKAAELLHRAERPLVVFGKGAAYARAEEAIQKLVDTTGIPFLPTPMGKGVVPDAHPLSATAARSLAIGQCDVALVIGARLNWLLHFGEPPKWSKDVKFILVDVDEDEIELRKPHLGLVGDAKRVVELINREIKDQPFCLARSHPWVAAITKKAKDNVVKMEAQLAKDVVPFNFMTPLRIIRDAILAEGSPAPVVVSEGANTMDVGRAVLVQNEPRTRLDAGTWGTMGVGLGYCIAAAVAEPKRLVVAVEGDSGFGFSAMEVETLVRYQLPVVVIVFNNNGVYGGDRRSPEELIGPHKDDPAPTSFVPAAGYHKMMEAFGGKGYLAETPDELKSALSESFRARKPAVINVIIDPYAGAESGRMQHKN; encoded by the exons ATGGCGACCGAGACCGCCCTGACCGCGAAGGTGGACGGCAGCGCCGTGGCGGGGCTCGCGCTGGCGGCGGCCGGCGCGCGGCACATGTTCGGGGTGGTGGGGATCCCGGTCACCTCGCTGGCCTCCCGCGCGGCCGCCGCCGGGGTGCGCTTCATCGCCTTCCGCAACGAGCAGTCCGCGGGGTACGCCGCGGCCGCCTACGGCTTCCTCACCGGCACCCCGGGCCTGCTCCTCACCGTGTCCGGGCCCGGCTGCGTGCACGGCCTCGCGGGGCTCTCCCACGCCACCGCCAACGCCTGGCCGCTCCTCATGGTCTCGGGCTCCTGCGCCCAGCCCGAAGTCGGCCGGGGCGACTTCCAGGAGCTCGACCAGATCGCCGCCACCAAGCCCTTCGCCAAGCTCGCCGTCAAGGCGAGCACCATCTCCGACATCCCCCGCCTCGTCTTCCAGGCCCTCGCGGCCACCGTCGCCGGCCGCCCCGGCGGCTGCTACCTCGACATCCCATCTGACGTCCTCCACCAAACCCTCACCCAATCCGAGGCGGACGCTCTCATCGCCGCAGCCGCTGCCGCCGCTTCCGGCTCCTCCCCGCCCAACCACAAATCCCTAGACGAGGCCATCGTGAAGGCGGCGGAGCTGCTCCACCGCGCAGAACGGCCTCTAGTAGTATTCGGCAAGGGCGCCGCCTACGCCCGCGCCGAGGAGGCGATCCAGAAGCTGGTGGACACCACCGGCATCCCCTTCCTCCCGACGCCGATGGGGAAGGGGGTCGTGCCAGACGCGCACCCGCTGTCCGCCACCGCGGCACGGTCGCTCGCCATCGGCCAGTGCGATGTTGCGCTAGTCATCGGTGCGAGGCTCAACTGGTTGCTTCACTTCGGCGAGCCGCCCAAGTGGTCCAAGGATGTCAAGTTCATACTcgtggatgttgacgaggacgagATCGAGCTCCGGAAGCCGCACCTCGGGCTCGTTGGGGATGCCAAGAGAGTCGTCGAGTTGATCAACAGGGAGATCAAAGACCAGCCGTTCTGCTTGGCGCGCTCACACCCGTGGGTTGCTGCAATCACCAAGAAGGCAAAGGACAATGTGGTTAAGATGGAGGCGCAGCTCGCGAAAGATGTCGTGCCGTTCAATTTCATGACGCCGCTCCGGATTATCCGGGATGCGATTCTTGCCGAGGGAAGCCCTGCTCCCGTCGTAGTTTCAGAAGGGGCAAACACCATGGATGTTGGCAGGGCCGTGCTTGTGCAGAATGAGCCGAGGACAAGACTGGATGCAGGGACATGGGGGACGATGGGGGTCGGTTTGGGGTATTGTATTGCAGCTGCAGTGGCTGAGCCGAAACGACTCGTGGTTGCTGTGGAGGGCGATTCTGGATTTGGATTCAGTGCAATGGAGGTTGAG ACATTAGTAAGGTACCAGCTGCCTGTTGTCGTAATCGTTTTCAACAACAACGGTGTCTACGGCGGCGACCGAAGAAGCCCCGAGGAGTTAATCGGGCCCCACAAAGACGACCCTGCCCCAACTTCTTTCGTTCCGGCAGCGGGTTACCACAAAATGATGGAAGCCTTCGGCGGAAAAGGTTACCTCGCCGAGACGCCCGACGAGCTGAAATCGGCCCTCTCGGAATCGTTTCGTGCCAGGAAGCCAGCGGTGATTAATGTGATCATCGATCCTTACGCAGGCGCAGAGAGCGGCAGAATGCAGCATAAAAACTGA